Proteins encoded by one window of Cylindrospermum stagnale PCC 7417:
- a CDS encoding response regulator, whose protein sequence is MENTEVTISELIDISNCDQEQIHIPGHIQPHGLLLALQEPHLKILQVSENTNQLFGIPAEFLLGQNLTCLLSHEQIKFITDALTQDNLAFVHLFEIKTEASKSPHSFLGMLHRSHDVLILELEPHSSTETSLCLEKYHQLEKAVSSISNASNLDKLFHIIAQEVKNITQFDRVMLYRFEADYSGVVIAEDKQSNLESYLGLHYPATDIPTQARKFYYENLLRVIPDINYQPVKIIPTNHPLTDRPLDLSGALLRSISPLHVEYLQNMGVAASMSISLINENRLWGLIACHHYTPKYIDYDIRKTCEFIGQFASLELLHQQESLLNFYRQQVKLIQVQLSQNLGNKLDYIGNVFQRNESSVLNLVRSTGAAILLEGQLILIGNTPSESDTQELVTWLQNQNQQEIYYTDSLPQLYPNARNFQDIASGILAISIILNQRSYHIIWFRPEQIQIVHWAGNPNKPTSITSDNNLRLTPRKSFELWKETVQEKSLPWQPFAIEVAQEMRNNLMLAALEFSQMALQEAAQQAEIANRAKSHFLAKMSHELRTPLNAILGFTQLITRNGSLSPEDQENLDIINRSGEHLLILISDVLEMSKIEAGQLTLNESYFDLHRLIYSIQEMLALKASDKGLSLVTEIAENVSQFVCGDEGKLRQILINLIGNAVKFTIVGYIALRVSYPSTSSSLATDQGKIVVEFELEDTGPGIAIDDLGLIFEAFVQAKSGRQFMQGTGLGLAISRQFARLMGGDVTVRSILGHGSTFTCQVQLTQVDTVDVLHPTQPTRRVIGLQPGQPNYRILVVEDVPENRQLIVKLLKSVGFEVRAAENGLEAIDICQEWEPHFIWMDIQMPVMDGREATQRIRAITQRKDLKIIALTASAFEEDRKAILEIGCDDFVTKPFEETILFDKMAHYLSLRYIYAENNQQKLPEAKIQYQQLTLSDLQVMPTAWISQVHEAALIIDDTKLYELFAQIPEDQHQLADALKNLVENFHVGTIINLTSLP, encoded by the coding sequence ATGGAAAACACAGAAGTTACTATATCAGAACTAATTGATATTAGTAACTGTGACCAAGAGCAAATCCATATTCCTGGTCATATCCAGCCACATGGTCTACTCCTGGCTTTACAAGAACCCCATCTCAAAATCTTACAAGTTAGTGAAAACACAAATCAATTATTTGGCATTCCAGCAGAATTTTTACTTGGTCAAAACTTAACCTGCCTATTATCTCACGAGCAAATAAAGTTTATTACTGATGCCTTGACACAAGATAACTTGGCTTTTGTCCACTTATTTGAAATTAAAACTGAGGCTAGTAAAAGCCCTCATTCTTTTCTAGGAATGTTACATCGCTCTCATGATGTTTTAATTCTGGAACTGGAACCTCATTCATCTACAGAAACAAGTCTATGTCTAGAAAAATATCATCAATTGGAAAAAGCAGTTTCTAGCATCAGCAATGCATCCAATTTGGATAAACTATTTCACATTATTGCCCAAGAAGTTAAAAATATAACCCAGTTTGACCGGGTGATGCTCTACAGGTTTGAAGCAGACTACAGTGGAGTTGTGATTGCAGAAGATAAGCAAAGTAATCTAGAAAGTTACCTAGGATTGCATTATCCTGCCACTGACATTCCGACTCAAGCCAGAAAATTTTACTATGAAAATTTGCTGCGAGTTATTCCAGATATTAATTATCAGCCCGTAAAAATAATTCCCACAAATCACCCCCTAACAGATAGACCTCTTGACTTAAGTGGTGCATTACTGAGGAGTATATCACCATTGCATGTTGAGTACTTGCAAAATATGGGCGTTGCTGCTTCAATGTCCATTTCACTAATCAATGAAAACAGACTTTGGGGTTTGATTGCTTGCCACCATTACACTCCCAAGTATATTGATTATGACATTCGCAAAACTTGTGAATTTATCGGTCAGTTTGCATCTCTTGAGTTACTTCATCAGCAGGAAAGCTTGTTGAACTTTTACCGCCAACAAGTCAAATTAATTCAGGTACAGCTAAGTCAAAATTTAGGTAATAAATTAGACTACATCGGTAATGTATTCCAGCGTAATGAATCCAGCGTCTTGAATTTAGTTCGCTCTACTGGTGCTGCCATCTTATTAGAAGGACAACTAATATTAATCGGTAATACTCCCTCTGAATCAGATACTCAGGAGCTAGTTACCTGGCTACAAAACCAAAATCAACAGGAGATTTATTACACAGATTCTCTACCTCAACTTTACCCAAATGCCAGAAATTTCCAAGATATAGCCAGCGGTATTCTCGCAATTTCAATTATTCTCAACCAGCGGTCTTACCATATCATCTGGTTTCGACCAGAGCAAATTCAAATTGTTCATTGGGCAGGTAATCCTAATAAGCCGACATCTATTACCTCAGACAATAACCTGCGTCTAACTCCACGGAAATCATTTGAACTCTGGAAAGAAACTGTTCAAGAGAAATCACTTCCCTGGCAACCATTTGCAATTGAAGTTGCACAAGAAATGAGGAATAATCTCATGTTGGCAGCACTAGAGTTTTCTCAAATGGCTCTACAGGAGGCAGCTCAACAGGCAGAAATTGCCAACCGCGCCAAAAGCCATTTTCTTGCCAAAATGAGTCATGAATTAAGAACTCCCCTGAATGCTATCTTGGGATTCACTCAGCTGATAACCCGTAATGGCTCTTTATCTCCAGAAGATCAAGAGAATTTAGACATCATTAATCGTAGTGGTGAGCATTTGCTGATTTTAATTAGTGATGTTTTGGAAATGTCTAAAATTGAGGCTGGTCAACTAACCCTGAACGAAAGCTATTTTGACTTGCATCGTCTAATTTATTCTATTCAGGAAATGTTAGCACTGAAAGCTTCAGATAAGGGGCTGAGTTTAGTGACTGAAATTGCTGAAAACGTGAGCCAGTTTGTTTGTGGTGATGAGGGCAAGTTACGACAAATACTCATTAATCTGATAGGAAATGCAGTCAAATTTACCATTGTTGGTTACATAGCTCTCAGAGTATCTTATCCCAGCACTTCTTCATCTTTAGCAACTGACCAAGGCAAGATAGTTGTCGAATTTGAACTTGAAGATACCGGGCCTGGGATTGCTATTGATGATTTGGGATTAATCTTTGAAGCATTTGTACAAGCTAAAAGTGGGCGACAGTTTATGCAGGGTACAGGTCTTGGACTAGCTATTAGCCGCCAATTTGCCAGACTCATGGGAGGTGACGTTACAGTTAGAAGCATCTTAGGTCATGGTTCAACCTTTACTTGTCAAGTTCAACTCACCCAAGTTGACACAGTTGATGTTCTTCATCCCACACAACCTACAAGACGAGTCATTGGTTTGCAACCAGGGCAACCTAACTACCGTATCTTGGTGGTTGAAGATGTCCCAGAAAATCGGCAGTTAATCGTCAAACTGCTCAAGTCTGTTGGGTTTGAGGTGCGTGCTGCGGAAAATGGTTTAGAAGCAATTGATATTTGCCAAGAGTGGGAACCGCACTTCATTTGGATGGATATACAAATGCCCGTGATGGATGGACGTGAAGCAACTCAGCGAATTCGAGCCATTACCCAAAGAAAAGACCTAAAGATTATTGCTCTGACTGCGAGTGCTTTTGAAGAAGACAGAAAAGCTATCTTAGAAATTGGCTGTGATGATTTCGTTACTAAACCTTTTGAAGAAACTATTTTGTTTGATAAAATGGCACACTATCTAAGTTTGCGCTACATCTATGCAGAAAATAATCAACAAAAGCTGCCTGAAGCTAAAATCCAATATCAACAATTGACTTTATCAGATTTGCAGGTTATGCCGACCGCTTGGATTTCTCAAGTCCATGAAGCAGCGCTGATAATTGACGATACAAAACTCTACGAGCTTTTTGCTCAAATACCCGAAGATCAGCATCAACTTGCAGATGCCTTAAAAAATTTAGTTGAAAACTTCCATGTGGGAACTATTATTAATCTTACTTCCTTGCCATAG
- a CDS encoding response regulator, producing the protein MSISKNSNKSNLILLVDDTPDNLRLLSKMLELQGFNVRKTVSGKMAIQAAKLEPPDLILLDINMPEINGYEVCRQLKSQAETANIPIIFISALDQTTDKVMAFEIGGVDYITKPFQESEVLARVKNQLIIRQQQQQLIIQNQQLQQEICERKRAEEALVLANHQLNLFALLDGLTGVANRRKFDEFFGLEWQQLFREKLPLSLLLCDVDFFKKYNDTYGHLAGDHCLQQVAKTIALSVKHPADLVARYGGEEFAVILSNTNSNGAMYVAEVIRKEVHNLQIPHAQSRVDEYVTLSIGVTTIVPNLDISPDTLIAIADKALYAAKAQGRNRIVAENFN; encoded by the coding sequence ATGTCTATATCTAAAAACAGTAATAAATCTAATCTGATTTTGCTTGTTGATGATACCCCAGACAATCTACGCTTGCTATCCAAGATGCTAGAGTTACAAGGATTCAACGTTAGAAAAACTGTTTCTGGAAAAATGGCAATCCAGGCAGCAAAGCTAGAACCTCCTGACTTAATTTTGCTTGATATTAATATGCCTGAAATTAATGGTTATGAAGTTTGTCGGCAACTGAAATCTCAAGCAGAAACTGCCAATATTCCCATAATTTTTATTAGTGCTCTAGATCAAACTACAGATAAAGTTATGGCATTTGAGATTGGTGGAGTAGACTACATCACAAAACCTTTTCAAGAGTCAGAAGTATTAGCAAGGGTGAAGAATCAATTGATTATTCGCCAGCAACAGCAGCAACTCATCATCCAAAACCAACAGTTACAGCAAGAAATATGTGAACGCAAACGCGCTGAAGAAGCTTTAGTTTTAGCCAATCACCAGCTAAATCTCTTTGCACTCTTAGATGGCTTGACAGGAGTCGCCAATCGGCGGAAATTTGATGAATTTTTTGGTCTTGAATGGCAGCAACTTTTCCGGGAAAAGTTACCTCTATCTTTACTATTATGCGATGTTGATTTTTTCAAAAAATATAACGATACCTATGGTCATTTAGCAGGAGATCATTGTTTACAGCAGGTTGCTAAAACAATTGCATTGTCGGTTAAGCATCCGGCTGATTTAGTGGCTCGTTATGGAGGAGAAGAATTTGCCGTAATTCTCTCAAATACCAATTCTAACGGGGCTATGTATGTAGCAGAGGTAATTAGAAAAGAAGTACATAACCTCCAGATTCCCCATGCTCAATCTAGAGTTGATGAATATGTAACCTTGAGTATAGGAGTTACAACTATTGTCCCCAATCTTGATATTAGCCCAGATACCTTAATTGCGATCGCTGACAAAGCGCTCTATGCTGCCAAAGCGCAAGGGAGAAACCGGATTGTAGCTGAAAATTTCAATTGA